One window of the Benincasa hispida cultivar B227 chromosome 3, ASM972705v1, whole genome shotgun sequence genome contains the following:
- the LOC120074120 gene encoding uncharacterized protein LOC120074120, which produces MPSIKMKAKLSAGCLREKHCLRVCQKSSVISKKACSHPRISEETDEFDGCITKCLEASLNTESINSNINQEAINHHESIDEETSELKRHGEAFELKREEPFSVNAADMNGMDCTSTNSPKIATIFSPILNNVEVQCHPIIEHDSGSKLNPDIPGMETDEGKNSRSSHDSQTCDVSDFFISDMIVANLPLCGNDDICNINYFHDYKYTQSTVLSDVTDQYMILPFLEDTVKFSNSDDAKCSDEAVGCGNSSLYRVIDQRNNLSLEFSVSSDSDQTECFDPQLFIKNLPELSEVISNFQPSILPNEDRKRKAVTLVLDLDETLVHSTLEPQDDADFCFTVCLNMKEHIVHVKRRPYLQIFLDRVAEMFEVVIFTASQSIYAEQVLSKLDPDNCIISRRLYRESCIFSDGCYTKDLTVLGIDLAKVVIVDNYPQVFRLQVNNGIPIKSWIDDPLDSALISLLPFLETLVDVDDVRPIIAQRFGNKE; this is translated from the exons ATGCCATCAATAAAAATGAAGGCCAAGTTAAGCGCGGGCTGCTTAAGAGAAAAACATTGTCTTCGTGTTTGTCAGAAATCTAGTGTCATCTCTAAAAAAGCTTGTTCTCACCCAAGGATTTCCGAAGAGACAGATGAATTTGATGGCTGTATTACAAAATGTTTGGAGG CTTCTCTGAACACAGAATCTATTAATAGCAATATAAATCAGGAAGCCATTAATCACCATGAATCCATTGACGAGGAAACTTCTGAATTGAAGAGGCATGGAGAAGCTTTTGAGTTGAAGAGGGAAGAGCCTTTTTCTGTAAATGCTGCAGATATGAATGGAATG GATTGCACCTCAACCAACTCTCCCAAAATAGCAACCATTTTTTCTCCTATTTTGAATAATGTTGAAGTCCAATGCCATCCTATTATTGAACATGATTCAG GGAGCAAACTTAATCCAGATATACCAGGAATGGAAACTGATGAAGGGAAAAATAGTAGAAGCTCACATGACAGTCAAACCTGTGACGTATCAGATTTTTTTATTTCCGACATGATAGTTGCAAACTTACCTTTATGTGGAAATGATGACATTTGCAACATCAATTATTTTCATGACTACAAATATACTCAATCGACTGTATTGTCTGATGTTACTGATCAGTATATGATACTGCCTTTCCTTGAGGACACCGTGAAATTCAGCAATTCAGATGATGCTAAATGTTCTGATGAAGCCGTTGGTTGTGGTAATTCTAGTTTGTACCGAGTAATTGATCAAAGAAATAATTTGAGCCTTGAATTTAGTGTTAGTTCAGACTCAGATCAGACAGAGTGTTTTGATCCCCAGTTGTTCATAAAAAACTTACCGGAACTTTCAGAAGTGATTTCAAACTTTCAGCCCAGTATATTGCCCAATGAAGATCGGAAAAGAAAGGCTGTGACCCTTGTACTTGATTTGGATG AAACATTAGTTCACTCTACTTTGGAACCGCAGGATGATGCAGACTTCTGCTTTACTGTCTGCTTGAACATGAAAGAGCACATTGTACATGTTAAACGGAGGCCATATCTTCAAATATTTCTGGACCGTGTTGCAGAGATGTTTGAAGTTGTTATCTTTACTGCCAGTCAAAGTATTTACGCAGAACAAGTCCTCAGCAAACTGGACCCGGATAATTGTATTATCTCACGTCGACTTTATCGTGAATCATGTATTTTTTCAGATGGATGCTACACCAAGGATTTGACAGTTTTAGGCATTGATTTGGCAAAAGTTGTCATTGTAGATAATTATCCACAG GTTTTCCGATTACAAGTGAACAATGGTATTCCTATTAAGAGTTGGATTGATGATCCCTTGGATTCTGCTTTAATTTCATTGCTTCCATTTTTGGAGACCCTGGTTGATGTTGATGATGTCCGCCCTATTATTGCCCAGAGATTTGGTAACAAGGAATAA